A portion of the Fibrobacterota bacterium genome contains these proteins:
- a CDS encoding class I SAM-dependent methyltransferase, which translates to MALPLLHACHGATWMTVGDGNYGSDANFLARRGGRVVATSITDKTLKVARSLGYVEAIRAENAESLTPKDDAFDFVFCKEAYHHFPRAPIAFYEMLRVARMAVVLIEPADGPERILDRLRAGFKRMLRGDASLDFEPSGNFIFRLDIREVSKMVAASGYAGIAWLSFNDFYHPASSRGEYRLLSPRTWLLRLGIAVQDLFCGLRLMRPGLACVIAFKERPEASVRTALRMGGFRFRSSPINPYANTPDSMVPPASGMGSYIG; encoded by the coding sequence ATGGCCTTGCCGCTGCTGCACGCCTGCCATGGCGCGACCTGGATGACGGTGGGGGACGGCAACTACGGATCGGATGCGAACTTCCTCGCGCGCCGCGGCGGGCGCGTGGTAGCGACCAGCATCACCGATAAAACCTTGAAAGTGGCCCGGAGCCTGGGCTACGTGGAGGCCATCCGCGCCGAGAACGCGGAATCCCTGACGCCCAAGGACGATGCTTTCGATTTCGTTTTCTGCAAAGAGGCGTACCACCATTTCCCCCGGGCGCCCATCGCCTTCTACGAAATGCTTCGCGTGGCGCGCATGGCGGTGGTGCTTATCGAGCCGGCGGACGGTCCCGAACGCATTCTGGATCGCCTGCGTGCGGGCTTCAAGCGGATGCTCAGAGGCGATGCCAGCCTGGATTTCGAGCCCAGCGGAAATTTCATTTTCCGGCTCGATATCCGCGAAGTCTCGAAGATGGTGGCAGCCTCGGGTTATGCCGGCATCGCTTGGCTTTCCTTCAACGATTTTTACCACCCCGCTTCCAGCCGAGGGGAATACCGGTTGCTCTCGCCCCGTACCTGGCTATTGCGCCTGGGGATCGCCGTCCAGGATCTGTTCTGCGGCCTGCGCCTAATGCGGCCGGGCCTGGCTTGCGTCATCGCCTTCAAGGAACGTCCCGAGGCTTCCGTACGGACCGCCTTGCGGATGGGCGGATTCCGGTTCCGATCCTCCCCGATCAACCCTTACGCCAATACACCAGATTCCATGGTCCCTCCCGCGTCCGGGATGGGGAGCTATATTGGCTAG
- a CDS encoding WecB/TagA/CpsF family glycosyltransferase, which yields MINLGKFPVLGVNVHAVDYEYAVGSIVEAARAGRPCSVSALAVHGVMTGFQDPVHARRLNGLDLVVPDGQPVRWALKWLHGKPLADRVYGPNLTLLTAKAMAGAGLGIYLYGSQAGVLEKFAANLKAKFPGLIVSGMEPSKFRRLDAGERETVIGRVKASGAKAVFVGLGCPRQEVWAFEYREALSMPILAVGAAFDFHAGTLPQAPPFLQKRGLEWLFRLIQEPKRLWRRYLILNPVYLWNVLLQFTGVRRLAPIGPDGSEKIESFG from the coding sequence ATGATCAACCTCGGGAAGTTCCCCGTCCTGGGCGTGAACGTGCACGCCGTCGATTACGAGTACGCCGTGGGATCCATCGTGGAGGCGGCCCGCGCGGGCCGGCCTTGTTCGGTGAGCGCACTCGCCGTCCATGGCGTCATGACCGGCTTCCAGGATCCCGTCCACGCGCGGCGCCTCAACGGTCTCGATCTGGTGGTCCCCGACGGGCAGCCGGTGCGCTGGGCCCTGAAATGGTTGCACGGCAAACCGCTGGCCGATCGCGTTTACGGTCCCAACCTCACCCTCTTGACCGCCAAGGCCATGGCCGGGGCCGGCCTGGGGATCTACCTGTACGGCAGCCAAGCCGGGGTATTGGAGAAGTTCGCCGCCAACCTGAAGGCCAAATTCCCGGGCCTGATCGTTTCGGGCATGGAGCCCTCGAAGTTCCGCCGCTTGGACGCCGGCGAGCGGGAAACGGTGATCGGCCGCGTTAAAGCCTCCGGGGCCAAGGCGGTGTTCGTGGGACTGGGCTGCCCGCGCCAGGAGGTGTGGGCCTTCGAATATCGGGAAGCCCTTTCTATGCCGATCCTGGCCGTCGGCGCCGCATTCGACTTCCACGCGGGCACCTTGCCGCAGGCGCCGCCCTTCCTGCAGAAGCGCGGCCTGGAGTGGCTGTTCCGCCTGATCCAGGAGCCAAAGCGGCTATGGCGTCGCTACCTGATCTTGAATCCGGTTTACTTGTGGAACGTCCTCTTGCAGTTCACCGGGGTAAGGCGCTTGGCGCCGATAGGGCCGGATGGCTCTGAGAAGATTGAGTCGTTCGGGTAA